One part of the Solea solea chromosome 1, fSolSol10.1, whole genome shotgun sequence genome encodes these proteins:
- the apol1 gene encoding apolipoprotein L1 isoform X2: protein MNRYDNLELDLECEGGGSVEQRAALFGGMFKRSSKSVEPLIQAQDNLSASGDLSKSNDSLNDNNSKEKGGGLKGMFKKTTKSSKEAPPQVTMSVKNPELSASSDSLSDKSSKDKTGVFGGILKASHKPGHVRRPSQDLLDSELSGSNGGLSENANTKESGGMFSGMFKKSPKPIGARTQSQEDLTAPSKLSGSNDNLSETGSTKESGGIFSGMFKKPQKAFGARTQSQEDLTAPSELSGSSDSLSVTGSTKESGGMFSGLFKKSPKRTQSQDDLSAPDELSGSNDNLAESNAKERGGLLSGVFKKKVAKSQSRDNLSMDVELFGSSESLTEKSSKGGVSAKILKNPFTSSSQEKEKEKVGHSGDSQENTSSSEKPKSKQNGFSAMMKSTFSTDKQEKSRDTDDEELLDNGEEQTSHKQNKFAEAMTKLNPFRTANKNEKPASSDDEDPPAGSDKSSGNKQKDTDSEDTEMLKESEKQVEEKPKPVRRKKIQQEMEEKKEWSETPLVPPRPTKEEMKRTSTYDKVKPRGTEDNQDTPVIPPRPSKESQSDDELLKEDESAEVKEADEVNLAESKATKVKKHRHNPFMSRAAAKAASDDEELKEEAESLAKEENTDDEAKEKKETKVKKPKRHNPFMPRVKAKVTGQKTNDDAAENEGGNRSLFDRLEDLRIDPSEPEDSQDVENLMEWWNTVEQWEDLPPQEEDLTEKEEAKAFALTADKVQKGIRVFNKLFSERAESLWQHVIDLNGIADGLDKFNKNTKIAQITGGSTSAIGGVATIAGLALAPVTFGTSLIVTAVGLGVACAGGLTSAGAGISNQVNNSMDRKKVEKIVEDYQEKMLDLNKCLKFIKQGIENLRKFDLIKMKNHAYNRDFPVLSSSFYEDGAMAGKAILINANEIMRVVQIANVAGSTAARAVQIASMATGVLTGLFVGMDIYFVAKDSKELKKGAKSEFAAKIREVATQLHDGLVELNSIREELQSTTPEEGTDQNNAAFDKDKKEKDYRYDSSEEDEIDRIKKAIKKDIENREYV from the exons ATG AATCGCTACGATAACCTGGAGTTGGATTTGGagtgtgaaggaggaggaagcgtTGAA CAAAGAGCAGCGTTATTTGGTGGGATGTTCAAAAGATCGTCTAAATCTGTGGAACCATTAATCCAAGCAcag GACAATTTATCAGCCAGTGGTGACCTTTCAAAGAGCAATGACAGTCTGAATGACAACAACAGCAAG GAAAAAGGAGGTGGACTGAAAGGAATGTTTAAGAAGACTACCAAATCTTCCAAAGAGGCTCCTCCACAG GTCACCATGTCAGTAAAAAATCCTGAACTCTCAGCCAGTAGTGACAGTTTATCAGACAAGTCATCAaag GACAAAACAGGAGTTTTTGGAGGAATTCTAAAAGCGTCTCACAAACCAGGACATGTCCGCAGGCCTTCGCAG GATCTTTTGGACAGTGAGCTCTCGGGCAGTAATGGAGGTCTGTCTGAAAATGCCAACACCAAG GAGTCAGGCGGGATGTTCAGTGGGATGTTTAAAAAATCTCCAAAGCCAATTGGTGCCAGGACACAATCCCAG GAGGATTTGACTGCACCAAGTAAGCTCTCAGGCAGCAACGACAATCTTTCTGAAACTGGCAGCACTAAG GAGTCAGGTGGGATTTTCAGTGGGATGTTTAAAAAACCACAGAAGGCCTTTGGAGCGAGGACACAATCCCAG GAGGATTTGACTGCACCAAGCGAGCTCTCGGGCAGCAGCGACAGTCTTTCTGTCACTGGCAGCACTAAG GAATCAGGTGGGATGTTCAGTGGACTATTTAAAAAATCCCCAAAGAGAACACAGTCCCAG GATGATTTGTCTGCACCCGATGAACTCTCAGGCAGCAACGACAATCTCGCAGAGAGTAATGCAAAG gagagaggaggactTCTAAGTGGAGTGTTCAAGAAAAAAGTTGCCAAATCTCAGTCTCGG GATAATTTGTCTATGGATGTTGAACTCTTTGGCAGCAGCGAAAGCCTCACAGAAAAGTCTTCAAAG GGTGGAGTCTCTGCAAAGATCCTGAAGAATCCTTTCACATCCTCATCTCAG gagaaggagaaggagaaggtggGACACTCTGGAGACTCGCAGGAGAATACATCTTCCTCAGAGAAGCCCAAAAGCAAACAG AACGGTTTCAGTGCAATGATGAAGAGCACGTTCTCCACTGACAAACAG GAgaagagcagagacacagatgaTGAGGAGTTACTGGACAACGGAGAGGAACAGACGAGTcacaaacag AATAAATTTGCTGAGGCTATGACAAAGCTGAATCCATTTAGAACGGCAAACAAA AACGAGAAGCCGGCGAGTTCTGATGATGAGGATCCACCTGCAGGTAGTGATAAGTCTTCGGGGAACAAACAG AAAGACACAGACTCTGAAGACACAGAAATGCTCAAGGAGAGCGAGAAACAAGTGGAAGAGAAGCCGAAACCG GTCAGAAGAAAAAAGATCCAGCAAGaaatggaggaaaagaaagaatggAGTGAAACGCCACTGGTCCCACCCAGACCTACTAAAGAG GAGATGAAGAGGACATCCACGTACGACAAAGTGAAACCAAGAGGAACTGAGGATAATCAG GACACACCTGTCATTCCTCCAAGACCATCAAAGGAG AGCCAGTCAGATGACGAACTTCTTAAAGAAGATGAATCTGCTGAGGTCAAAGAGGCAGATGAGGTGAACCTTGCAGAGAGCAAAGCA accaaggtgaaaaaacacagacacaacccGTTTATGTCTCGTGCTGCAGCCaag GCTGCGTCTGATGATGAAGAGCTTAAAGAAGAAGCTGAGTCTTTAGCcaaagaggaaaacacagatGATGAGGCCAAGGAGAAAAAAGAG accAAAGTCAAGAAACCAAAGCGACACAATCCCTTCATGCCACGGGTCAAG gccAAAGTCACAGGCCAAAAGACGAATGACGACGCTGCAGAG AATGAAGGTGGAAACAGGTCATTGTTTGACCGGCTGGAGGACCTACGCATTGACCCATCAGAGCCTGAAGACAGCCAG GATGTGGAGAATCTCATGGAGTGGTGGAACACGGTGGAAC AATGGGAAGACCTGCCGCCTCAGGAGGAAGACTTGACGGAAAAAGAAGAGGCCAA GGCTTTTGCTTTGACAGCTGATAAGGTACAGAAGGGAATTCGTGTCTTCAACAAACTGTTCTCAGAGCGTGCTGAGAGTCTCTGGCAGCACGTCATCGACCTCAACGGTATTGCCGATGGTTTGGACAAGTTCAACAAGAACACAAAAATCGCCCAGATCACAGGCGGCTCCACCAGTGCCATTGGGGGCGTTGCCACCATCGCTGGCCTCGCTTTGGCCCCAGTCACCTTTGGAACCTCATTGATTGTGACGGCAGTGGGACTCGGCGTCGCCTGCGCTGGTGGACTGACATCAGCAGGTGCCGGCATCTCCAACCAGGTCAACaactcaatggaccggaagaaGGTGGAGAAGATCGTGGAGGACTACCAGGAGAAGATGTTGGACTTGAACAAGTGCCTGAAATTTATCAAGCAAGGAATTGAAAACTTGCGCAAATTTGACCTGATCAAGATGAAAAATCATGCCTACAATCGTGACTTCCCTGTGCTGAGTAGTAGTTTCTATGAGGACGGTGCCATGGCAGGAAAAGCTATCCTCATCAATGCCAATGAGATCATGCGTGTGGTTCAGATTGCGAACGTGGCCGGCAGCACAGCAGCCAGAGCGGTCCAGATCGCCAGTATGGCCACCGGAGTACTCACTGGCCTCTTTGTAGGTATGGACATCTACTTTGTGGCTAAAGACTCGAAGGAACTCAAGAAAGGGGCCAAGTCTGAGTTTGCTGCCAAAATCAGGGAAGTAGCAACACAACTACATGATGGTCTGGTGGAGCTCAATTCCATTCGAGAGGAACTGCAGTCCACCACGCCAGAAGAAGGCACAGACCAGAACAATGCTGCTTTTGACAAAGACAAGAAAGAGAAGGACTATAGATATGATAGTTCTGAGGAAGATGAAATTGACCGCATCAAAAAAGCAATCAAAAAGGACATTGAAAACCGAGAATATGTTTGA
- the apol1 gene encoding apolipoprotein L1 isoform X3: protein MSVKNPELSASSDSLSDKSSKDKTGVFGGILKASHKPGHVRRPSQDLLDSELSGSNGGLSENANTKESGGMFSGMFKKSPKPIGARTQSQEDLTAPSKLSGSNDNLSETGSTKESGGIFSGMFKKPQKAFGARTQSQEDLTAPSELSGSSDSLSVTGSTKESGGMFSGLFKKSPKRTQSQDDLSAPDELSGSNDNLAESNAKERGGLLSGVFKKKVAKSQSRDNLSMDVELFGSSESLTEKSSKGGVSAKILKNPFTSSSQEKEKEKVGHSGDSQENTSSSEKPKSKQNGFSAMMKSTFSTDKQEKSRDTDDEELLDNGEEQTSHKQNKFAEAMTKLNPFRTANKNEKPASSDDEDPPAGSDKSSGNKQNTKTGAMSKLNLFNTGNKKDTDSEDTEMLKESEKQVEEKPKPVRRKKIQQEMEEKKEWSETPLVPPRPTKEEMKRTSTYDKVKPRGTEDNQDTPVIPPRPSKESQSDDELLKEDESAEVKEADEVNLAESKATKVKKHRHNPFMSRAAAKAASDDEELKEEAESLAKEENTDDEAKEKKETKVKKPKRHNPFMPRVKAKVTGQKTNDDAAENEGGNRSLFDRLEDLRIDPSEPEDSQDVENLMEWWNTVEQWEDLPPQEEDLTEKEEAKAFALTADKVQKGIRVFNKLFSERAESLWQHVIDLNGIADGLDKFNKNTKIAQITGGSTSAIGGVATIAGLALAPVTFGTSLIVTAVGLGVACAGGLTSAGAGISNQVNNSMDRKKVEKIVEDYQEKMLDLNKCLKFIKQGIENLRKFDLIKMKNHAYNRDFPVLSSSFYEDGAMAGKAILINANEIMRVVQIANVAGSTAARAVQIASMATGVLTGLFVGMDIYFVAKDSKELKKGAKSEFAAKIREVATQLHDGLVELNSIREELQSTTPEEGTDQNNAAFDKDKKEKDYRYDSSEEDEIDRIKKAIKKDIENREYV, encoded by the exons ATGTCAGTAAAAAATCCTGAACTCTCAGCCAGTAGTGACAGTTTATCAGACAAGTCATCAaag GACAAAACAGGAGTTTTTGGAGGAATTCTAAAAGCGTCTCACAAACCAGGACATGTCCGCAGGCCTTCGCAG GATCTTTTGGACAGTGAGCTCTCGGGCAGTAATGGAGGTCTGTCTGAAAATGCCAACACCAAG GAGTCAGGCGGGATGTTCAGTGGGATGTTTAAAAAATCTCCAAAGCCAATTGGTGCCAGGACACAATCCCAG GAGGATTTGACTGCACCAAGTAAGCTCTCAGGCAGCAACGACAATCTTTCTGAAACTGGCAGCACTAAG GAGTCAGGTGGGATTTTCAGTGGGATGTTTAAAAAACCACAGAAGGCCTTTGGAGCGAGGACACAATCCCAG GAGGATTTGACTGCACCAAGCGAGCTCTCGGGCAGCAGCGACAGTCTTTCTGTCACTGGCAGCACTAAG GAATCAGGTGGGATGTTCAGTGGACTATTTAAAAAATCCCCAAAGAGAACACAGTCCCAG GATGATTTGTCTGCACCCGATGAACTCTCAGGCAGCAACGACAATCTCGCAGAGAGTAATGCAAAG gagagaggaggactTCTAAGTGGAGTGTTCAAGAAAAAAGTTGCCAAATCTCAGTCTCGG GATAATTTGTCTATGGATGTTGAACTCTTTGGCAGCAGCGAAAGCCTCACAGAAAAGTCTTCAAAG GGTGGAGTCTCTGCAAAGATCCTGAAGAATCCTTTCACATCCTCATCTCAG gagaaggagaaggagaaggtggGACACTCTGGAGACTCGCAGGAGAATACATCTTCCTCAGAGAAGCCCAAAAGCAAACAG AACGGTTTCAGTGCAATGATGAAGAGCACGTTCTCCACTGACAAACAG GAgaagagcagagacacagatgaTGAGGAGTTACTGGACAACGGAGAGGAACAGACGAGTcacaaacag AATAAATTTGCTGAGGCTATGACAAAGCTGAATCCATTTAGAACGGCAAACAAA AACGAGAAGCCGGCGAGTTCTGATGATGAGGATCCACCTGCAGGTAGTGATAAGTCTTCGGGGAACAAACAG AACACCAAGACTGGAGCTATGTCCAAACTGAATTTGTTCAACACAggaaataaa AAAGACACAGACTCTGAAGACACAGAAATGCTCAAGGAGAGCGAGAAACAAGTGGAAGAGAAGCCGAAACCG GTCAGAAGAAAAAAGATCCAGCAAGaaatggaggaaaagaaagaatggAGTGAAACGCCACTGGTCCCACCCAGACCTACTAAAGAG GAGATGAAGAGGACATCCACGTACGACAAAGTGAAACCAAGAGGAACTGAGGATAATCAG GACACACCTGTCATTCCTCCAAGACCATCAAAGGAG AGCCAGTCAGATGACGAACTTCTTAAAGAAGATGAATCTGCTGAGGTCAAAGAGGCAGATGAGGTGAACCTTGCAGAGAGCAAAGCA accaaggtgaaaaaacacagacacaacccGTTTATGTCTCGTGCTGCAGCCaag GCTGCGTCTGATGATGAAGAGCTTAAAGAAGAAGCTGAGTCTTTAGCcaaagaggaaaacacagatGATGAGGCCAAGGAGAAAAAAGAG accAAAGTCAAGAAACCAAAGCGACACAATCCCTTCATGCCACGGGTCAAG gccAAAGTCACAGGCCAAAAGACGAATGACGACGCTGCAGAG AATGAAGGTGGAAACAGGTCATTGTTTGACCGGCTGGAGGACCTACGCATTGACCCATCAGAGCCTGAAGACAGCCAG GATGTGGAGAATCTCATGGAGTGGTGGAACACGGTGGAAC AATGGGAAGACCTGCCGCCTCAGGAGGAAGACTTGACGGAAAAAGAAGAGGCCAA GGCTTTTGCTTTGACAGCTGATAAGGTACAGAAGGGAATTCGTGTCTTCAACAAACTGTTCTCAGAGCGTGCTGAGAGTCTCTGGCAGCACGTCATCGACCTCAACGGTATTGCCGATGGTTTGGACAAGTTCAACAAGAACACAAAAATCGCCCAGATCACAGGCGGCTCCACCAGTGCCATTGGGGGCGTTGCCACCATCGCTGGCCTCGCTTTGGCCCCAGTCACCTTTGGAACCTCATTGATTGTGACGGCAGTGGGACTCGGCGTCGCCTGCGCTGGTGGACTGACATCAGCAGGTGCCGGCATCTCCAACCAGGTCAACaactcaatggaccggaagaaGGTGGAGAAGATCGTGGAGGACTACCAGGAGAAGATGTTGGACTTGAACAAGTGCCTGAAATTTATCAAGCAAGGAATTGAAAACTTGCGCAAATTTGACCTGATCAAGATGAAAAATCATGCCTACAATCGTGACTTCCCTGTGCTGAGTAGTAGTTTCTATGAGGACGGTGCCATGGCAGGAAAAGCTATCCTCATCAATGCCAATGAGATCATGCGTGTGGTTCAGATTGCGAACGTGGCCGGCAGCACAGCAGCCAGAGCGGTCCAGATCGCCAGTATGGCCACCGGAGTACTCACTGGCCTCTTTGTAGGTATGGACATCTACTTTGTGGCTAAAGACTCGAAGGAACTCAAGAAAGGGGCCAAGTCTGAGTTTGCTGCCAAAATCAGGGAAGTAGCAACACAACTACATGATGGTCTGGTGGAGCTCAATTCCATTCGAGAGGAACTGCAGTCCACCACGCCAGAAGAAGGCACAGACCAGAACAATGCTGCTTTTGACAAAGACAAGAAAGAGAAGGACTATAGATATGATAGTTCTGAGGAAGATGAAATTGACCGCATCAAAAAAGCAATCAAAAAGGACATTGAAAACCGAGAATATGTTTGA
- the apol1 gene encoding apolipoprotein L1 isoform X1, translated as MNRYDNLELDLECEGGGSVEQRAALFGGMFKRSSKSVEPLIQAQDNLSASGDLSKSNDSLNDNNSKEKGGGLKGMFKKTTKSSKEAPPQVTMSVKNPELSASSDSLSDKSSKDKTGVFGGILKASHKPGHVRRPSQDLLDSELSGSNGGLSENANTKESGGMFSGMFKKSPKPIGARTQSQEDLTAPSKLSGSNDNLSETGSTKESGGIFSGMFKKPQKAFGARTQSQEDLTAPSELSGSSDSLSVTGSTKESGGMFSGLFKKSPKRTQSQDDLSAPDELSGSNDNLAESNAKERGGLLSGVFKKKVAKSQSRDNLSMDVELFGSSESLTEKSSKGGVSAKILKNPFTSSSQEKEKEKVGHSGDSQENTSSSEKPKSKQNGFSAMMKSTFSTDKQEKSRDTDDEELLDNGEEQTSHKQNKFAEAMTKLNPFRTANKNEKPASSDDEDPPAGSDKSSGNKQNTKTGAMSKLNLFNTGNKKDTDSEDTEMLKESEKQVEEKPKPVRRKKIQQEMEEKKEWSETPLVPPRPTKEEMKRTSTYDKVKPRGTEDNQDTPVIPPRPSKESQSDDELLKEDESAEVKEADEVNLAESKATKVKKHRHNPFMSRAAAKAASDDEELKEEAESLAKEENTDDEAKEKKETKVKKPKRHNPFMPRVKAKVTGQKTNDDAAENEGGNRSLFDRLEDLRIDPSEPEDSQDVENLMEWWNTVEQWEDLPPQEEDLTEKEEAKAFALTADKVQKGIRVFNKLFSERAESLWQHVIDLNGIADGLDKFNKNTKIAQITGGSTSAIGGVATIAGLALAPVTFGTSLIVTAVGLGVACAGGLTSAGAGISNQVNNSMDRKKVEKIVEDYQEKMLDLNKCLKFIKQGIENLRKFDLIKMKNHAYNRDFPVLSSSFYEDGAMAGKAILINANEIMRVVQIANVAGSTAARAVQIASMATGVLTGLFVGMDIYFVAKDSKELKKGAKSEFAAKIREVATQLHDGLVELNSIREELQSTTPEEGTDQNNAAFDKDKKEKDYRYDSSEEDEIDRIKKAIKKDIENREYV; from the exons ATG AATCGCTACGATAACCTGGAGTTGGATTTGGagtgtgaaggaggaggaagcgtTGAA CAAAGAGCAGCGTTATTTGGTGGGATGTTCAAAAGATCGTCTAAATCTGTGGAACCATTAATCCAAGCAcag GACAATTTATCAGCCAGTGGTGACCTTTCAAAGAGCAATGACAGTCTGAATGACAACAACAGCAAG GAAAAAGGAGGTGGACTGAAAGGAATGTTTAAGAAGACTACCAAATCTTCCAAAGAGGCTCCTCCACAG GTCACCATGTCAGTAAAAAATCCTGAACTCTCAGCCAGTAGTGACAGTTTATCAGACAAGTCATCAaag GACAAAACAGGAGTTTTTGGAGGAATTCTAAAAGCGTCTCACAAACCAGGACATGTCCGCAGGCCTTCGCAG GATCTTTTGGACAGTGAGCTCTCGGGCAGTAATGGAGGTCTGTCTGAAAATGCCAACACCAAG GAGTCAGGCGGGATGTTCAGTGGGATGTTTAAAAAATCTCCAAAGCCAATTGGTGCCAGGACACAATCCCAG GAGGATTTGACTGCACCAAGTAAGCTCTCAGGCAGCAACGACAATCTTTCTGAAACTGGCAGCACTAAG GAGTCAGGTGGGATTTTCAGTGGGATGTTTAAAAAACCACAGAAGGCCTTTGGAGCGAGGACACAATCCCAG GAGGATTTGACTGCACCAAGCGAGCTCTCGGGCAGCAGCGACAGTCTTTCTGTCACTGGCAGCACTAAG GAATCAGGTGGGATGTTCAGTGGACTATTTAAAAAATCCCCAAAGAGAACACAGTCCCAG GATGATTTGTCTGCACCCGATGAACTCTCAGGCAGCAACGACAATCTCGCAGAGAGTAATGCAAAG gagagaggaggactTCTAAGTGGAGTGTTCAAGAAAAAAGTTGCCAAATCTCAGTCTCGG GATAATTTGTCTATGGATGTTGAACTCTTTGGCAGCAGCGAAAGCCTCACAGAAAAGTCTTCAAAG GGTGGAGTCTCTGCAAAGATCCTGAAGAATCCTTTCACATCCTCATCTCAG gagaaggagaaggagaaggtggGACACTCTGGAGACTCGCAGGAGAATACATCTTCCTCAGAGAAGCCCAAAAGCAAACAG AACGGTTTCAGTGCAATGATGAAGAGCACGTTCTCCACTGACAAACAG GAgaagagcagagacacagatgaTGAGGAGTTACTGGACAACGGAGAGGAACAGACGAGTcacaaacag AATAAATTTGCTGAGGCTATGACAAAGCTGAATCCATTTAGAACGGCAAACAAA AACGAGAAGCCGGCGAGTTCTGATGATGAGGATCCACCTGCAGGTAGTGATAAGTCTTCGGGGAACAAACAG AACACCAAGACTGGAGCTATGTCCAAACTGAATTTGTTCAACACAggaaataaa AAAGACACAGACTCTGAAGACACAGAAATGCTCAAGGAGAGCGAGAAACAAGTGGAAGAGAAGCCGAAACCG GTCAGAAGAAAAAAGATCCAGCAAGaaatggaggaaaagaaagaatggAGTGAAACGCCACTGGTCCCACCCAGACCTACTAAAGAG GAGATGAAGAGGACATCCACGTACGACAAAGTGAAACCAAGAGGAACTGAGGATAATCAG GACACACCTGTCATTCCTCCAAGACCATCAAAGGAG AGCCAGTCAGATGACGAACTTCTTAAAGAAGATGAATCTGCTGAGGTCAAAGAGGCAGATGAGGTGAACCTTGCAGAGAGCAAAGCA accaaggtgaaaaaacacagacacaacccGTTTATGTCTCGTGCTGCAGCCaag GCTGCGTCTGATGATGAAGAGCTTAAAGAAGAAGCTGAGTCTTTAGCcaaagaggaaaacacagatGATGAGGCCAAGGAGAAAAAAGAG accAAAGTCAAGAAACCAAAGCGACACAATCCCTTCATGCCACGGGTCAAG gccAAAGTCACAGGCCAAAAGACGAATGACGACGCTGCAGAG AATGAAGGTGGAAACAGGTCATTGTTTGACCGGCTGGAGGACCTACGCATTGACCCATCAGAGCCTGAAGACAGCCAG GATGTGGAGAATCTCATGGAGTGGTGGAACACGGTGGAAC AATGGGAAGACCTGCCGCCTCAGGAGGAAGACTTGACGGAAAAAGAAGAGGCCAA GGCTTTTGCTTTGACAGCTGATAAGGTACAGAAGGGAATTCGTGTCTTCAACAAACTGTTCTCAGAGCGTGCTGAGAGTCTCTGGCAGCACGTCATCGACCTCAACGGTATTGCCGATGGTTTGGACAAGTTCAACAAGAACACAAAAATCGCCCAGATCACAGGCGGCTCCACCAGTGCCATTGGGGGCGTTGCCACCATCGCTGGCCTCGCTTTGGCCCCAGTCACCTTTGGAACCTCATTGATTGTGACGGCAGTGGGACTCGGCGTCGCCTGCGCTGGTGGACTGACATCAGCAGGTGCCGGCATCTCCAACCAGGTCAACaactcaatggaccggaagaaGGTGGAGAAGATCGTGGAGGACTACCAGGAGAAGATGTTGGACTTGAACAAGTGCCTGAAATTTATCAAGCAAGGAATTGAAAACTTGCGCAAATTTGACCTGATCAAGATGAAAAATCATGCCTACAATCGTGACTTCCCTGTGCTGAGTAGTAGTTTCTATGAGGACGGTGCCATGGCAGGAAAAGCTATCCTCATCAATGCCAATGAGATCATGCGTGTGGTTCAGATTGCGAACGTGGCCGGCAGCACAGCAGCCAGAGCGGTCCAGATCGCCAGTATGGCCACCGGAGTACTCACTGGCCTCTTTGTAGGTATGGACATCTACTTTGTGGCTAAAGACTCGAAGGAACTCAAGAAAGGGGCCAAGTCTGAGTTTGCTGCCAAAATCAGGGAAGTAGCAACACAACTACATGATGGTCTGGTGGAGCTCAATTCCATTCGAGAGGAACTGCAGTCCACCACGCCAGAAGAAGGCACAGACCAGAACAATGCTGCTTTTGACAAAGACAAGAAAGAGAAGGACTATAGATATGATAGTTCTGAGGAAGATGAAATTGACCGCATCAAAAAAGCAATCAAAAAGGACATTGAAAACCGAGAATATGTTTGA